A genomic window from Silene latifolia isolate original U9 population chromosome Y, ASM4854445v1, whole genome shotgun sequence includes:
- the LOC141627713 gene encoding uncharacterized protein LOC141627713, whose product MDGENLYEYWERFKQLLASCPFHGIRYTDQDLLLNFCGGLLDDDARLIKAATQEGIEYMSVQEVNDLIERLVESSKNFGRRVKRESAASSSKQSSNHMEDKVDFLTNLVKELAKGNGIKSHVKFCGLCYDPTHPTDGCPSLQTEEASEAVKALGFRKFDPYSNTYNEGWKAHPNFGWGGNQNKNQKGPSNSSFQKPNQNQNQSQNSLEDMMKTLAMNQVAMIGNLETQVRQILNTLTTKPTQGGSIPYHTIPPPTKEQAKAVCLRNGRELVEAPKAPKKSRPLSIVHEVEDVVEDEIEVVVEHGKASTPEQERINEPLSEYEPQAPFPSALNDTRIIDKKTSSLYDIFRKVEVNIPLLDLLSSVPKHGNILKEFCTTKRANKTKSMKKIKDNEHVSAIFQKRLPQKCGDPGMFTIPCKIGALDCHITMLNLGASINGLPHYLYESLKLGPLKLTPTVIYLVDRSNIYPKGIIEDVLVKVGI is encoded by the exons ATGGATGGAGagaacttgtatgagtattgggagaggttcaaGCAACTTCTTGCTAGTTGTCCATTCCATGG TATCAGGTATACCGACCAGGACCTACTCTTGAACTTTTGTGGTGGTCTCCTTGATGATGATGCTAGGTTGATTAAAGCCGCTACACAAGAAGGGATTGAGTACATGTCGGTCCAAGAGGTAAATGATTTGATTGAAAGACTAGTGGAAAGTTCTAAGAATTTCGGAAGGAGAGTAAAAAGAGAAAGTGCGGCATCTTCTTCAAAGCAAAGTTCCAACCATATGGAAGACAAAGTTGATTTTCTTACCAACTTGGTTAAGGAACTTGCAAAAGGGAATGGGATTAAAtctcatgtgaaattttgtggtcTTTGTTATGATCCAACCCATCCCACCGATGGGTGTCCATCTTTGCAAACGGAGGAAGCAAGTGAAGCGGTGAAGGCTCTTGGGTTTAGGAAGTTTGACCCATATTCCAATACTTACAATGAGGGGTGGAAAGCTCACCCAAATTTTGGTTGGGGTGGaaaccaaaataaaaaccaaaaggGACCCTCAAACTCTTCATTTCAAAAgccaaaccaaaatcaaaaccaatcaCAAAATTCCTTGGAAGATATGATGAAGACACTTGCTATGAATCAAGTGGCAAT GATTGGtaaccttgagacccaagttCGTCAAATTCTTAACACACTCACTACAAAACCCACTCAAGGAGGGAGCATCCCTTATCACACAATTCCTCCACCCACCAAGGAACAAGCAAAAGCGGTTTGTTTGAGGAATGGTAGGGAGTTGGTAGAGGCACCCAAGGCTCCTAAGAAATCAAGGCCACTTTCGATTGTTCATGAAGTGGAGGATGTAGTTGAAGATGAGATTGAAGTAGTGGTGGAACATGGAAAAGCATCTACACCCGAGCAAGAAAGGATAAATGAACCACTATCGGAATACGAGCCtcaagctccatttccaagtgcttTAAATGACACAAGGATAATTGACAAGAAGACTTCAAGCCTTTACGATATCTTTCGTAAAGTGGAGGTAAATATCCCACTTCTTGACCTCCTTAGTAGTGTGCCAAAACATGGAAATATTTTGAAAGAGTTCTGCACTACTAAGAGGGCCAACAAAACAAAGAGTATGAAGAAAATAAAGGATAATGAACATGTGTCGGCAATTTTTCAAAAACGTTTGCCACAAAAATGCGGAGATCCGGGCATGTTCACTATTCCTTGCAAGATTGGTGCATTAGATTGTCATATAACTATGCTTAATTTGGGTGCCTCTATCAATGGTTTGCCTCATTATCTTTATGAGTCTCTTAAGTTAGGACCTTTGAAACTGACTCCCACGGTCATTTATTTGGTCGATAGGTCCAACATCTACCCTAAGGGAATCATTGAGGATGTGTTGGTGAAGGTGGGGATATGA